Proteins from one Pantoea cypripedii genomic window:
- a CDS encoding MmgE/PrpD family protein: MTHPNSLTLELARFACQLTPDAIPDRWKRKIILHFMDSLGCGVAARNDQVLQMSAKLARSQYAPGKSITLDGGSPLSSSGAAFLNAAAINALDYDDGFEVAGRGMGHPGATLVAGALAAIGAEPIRGKALLTALVAAWEINGRVILSQQPTPERFREVYGVCQHQSLGAAIAFGLLRGCDAWALENCLGLAASLTPLPSLHKYNWQQRPLISFKDYNAPAAEAGVRAVEMHLAGIIGPRDVLAGEQGFWRMMGSDRFKPEILTDNLGADWQLQHASFKAYPTCRWMHTTLESFEGVLKDIASPEQIQQVRVYGSKLLADFFTDTRPESGTDAQFSLPLAIACLAFNIPRHQWSSEEVRTSATLLALADKVEVLAEAHFDQLMQQYRRPSARVEVVSGNVVMVGDTIDYPAGTQENPLSENNIIDKFIANLSLRMPTEKAEGIADRLLDLERCEDIGALLAPILD; this comes from the coding sequence ATGACCCACCCTAACTCTCTGACACTCGAACTGGCCCGCTTTGCCTGTCAGCTGACGCCAGACGCCATCCCTGACCGTTGGAAACGGAAAATCATCCTGCATTTCATGGATAGCCTGGGGTGTGGGGTGGCAGCACGTAACGACCAGGTATTGCAGATGAGCGCTAAACTGGCACGATCGCAATATGCGCCGGGTAAAAGTATTACGCTGGATGGTGGCAGTCCGCTCTCTTCAAGTGGTGCGGCATTCCTCAATGCTGCCGCGATCAATGCGCTGGATTACGATGATGGTTTCGAAGTGGCGGGGCGGGGGATGGGGCATCCAGGGGCGACACTGGTCGCCGGGGCGCTGGCAGCGATAGGTGCAGAACCCATCCGGGGTAAGGCATTGCTGACGGCACTGGTTGCAGCCTGGGAGATTAATGGGCGGGTGATTCTTTCGCAGCAACCTACTCCGGAACGCTTCCGCGAGGTGTACGGTGTTTGTCAGCATCAATCACTCGGGGCAGCTATCGCATTCGGTCTGTTGCGTGGCTGTGATGCATGGGCACTGGAAAACTGTCTGGGCCTGGCAGCTTCGCTCACCCCGCTTCCGTCGTTGCACAAATATAACTGGCAGCAACGTCCTCTTATTTCTTTTAAAGACTATAACGCGCCAGCCGCAGAAGCGGGGGTGCGTGCCGTTGAAATGCATCTGGCTGGCATTATTGGGCCACGTGATGTGCTGGCAGGGGAGCAGGGGTTCTGGCGCATGATGGGTTCAGATCGATTCAAACCCGAAATCCTCACGGATAACCTGGGGGCAGACTGGCAGCTCCAACATGCCAGCTTTAAGGCTTACCCGACGTGCCGCTGGATGCATACCACGCTGGAATCGTTTGAGGGTGTGCTGAAAGATATCGCTTCTCCTGAACAAATCCAGCAGGTGCGGGTATATGGCAGTAAGCTGCTGGCTGACTTTTTTACGGATACCCGGCCTGAGAGTGGCACAGACGCGCAATTCAGCCTGCCTCTGGCGATTGCCTGTCTGGCATTCAATATTCCACGCCATCAATGGAGCAGTGAAGAGGTGCGAACCTCTGCCACGTTGCTGGCCTTGGCCGATAAGGTGGAGGTGCTGGCCGAAGCGCATTTCGATCAGTTGATGCAGCAATATCGACGTCCATCGGCGCGTGTCGAAGTGGTCTCAGGAAATGTTGTGATGGTGGGTGACACCATTGATTACCCTGCGGGTACGCAGGAGAATCCACTTTCTGAAAACAACATCATTGATAAGTTTATCGCCAACTTGTCATTACGGATGCCGACAGAGAAAGCGGAAGGGATAGCTGATCGGTTACTCGACCTGGAACGATGTGAGGATATCGGGGCGCTTCTCGCCCCGATACTGGATTGA
- a CDS encoding amino acid ABC transporter permease produces the protein MSYQWDFAAIWPYRMLLLEGLWGTIQIGVTSIVFGMLAGMVLAIMKNSPLRLARIPAIMIIGFYRNTPAIVHFFWIYYALPVVSPLTLSPFAAAVLALSAQSAAFYAEVYRGGIQSISAGQWEGAKALGMPRATALRRIILPQALRRMIPPFLERSFELLKSTALASSLAYSELLYQAMQVNSQTYRPLEVYTLIAVMYFTLLLIISQCSQVIEKRLAVSDAR, from the coding sequence ATGTCATATCAGTGGGATTTTGCCGCCATCTGGCCATACCGGATGTTATTGCTTGAGGGGCTTTGGGGGACAATTCAGATCGGTGTGACCAGCATCGTTTTTGGGATGCTCGCGGGGATGGTGCTGGCGATAATGAAAAATTCACCGCTTCGCCTGGCACGTATTCCGGCCATCATGATCATCGGTTTTTATCGTAATACCCCTGCCATCGTCCATTTTTTCTGGATCTACTACGCATTACCGGTGGTATCTCCGCTCACCCTCTCCCCTTTTGCTGCGGCAGTGCTGGCACTGTCAGCCCAGTCGGCAGCGTTTTATGCCGAAGTCTACCGCGGCGGTATCCAGTCCATTAGCGCGGGGCAATGGGAAGGGGCTAAAGCACTTGGAATGCCACGGGCCACGGCGTTACGTCGCATCATTTTGCCGCAGGCATTGCGCCGGATGATCCCGCCGTTCCTTGAACGTTCTTTCGAATTACTGAAATCCACAGCGCTGGCTTCTTCGCTGGCTTACAGCGAATTGCTGTATCAGGCGATGCAGGTTAACAGCCAGACCTATCGCCCACTGGAAGTTTATACCCTGATTGCCGTGATGTACTTCACCCTGCTGCTGATCATCAGCCAATGCAGCCAGGTGATTGAAAAACGTCTCGCAGTTTCTGATGCGCGCTGA
- a CDS encoding amino acid ABC transporter permease, producing the protein MNYQWDFSLIVQNFPVLLKGLGVTLELWLLAGISGTVIGLLLGIARTSQQRWVTALTRGFVEVFRNTPVLIQLIWFYYAFPVLVGIQFSTFGAALLALTLYTAAYSTEIFRAGLQSMERGQWEGAKALGMSQAKALRRIILPQVFRRMLPALTNRMIELAKVTSLASILTVNELMYQGRLLSSTYYRPVEILTVVALLYFVLIWPGSYLASRLERRYRPLP; encoded by the coding sequence ATGAACTATCAATGGGACTTTTCGTTAATCGTCCAGAACTTCCCGGTGTTACTGAAAGGATTAGGGGTGACACTGGAACTTTGGCTTCTGGCAGGCATCAGCGGCACCGTTATCGGTCTGCTGCTGGGGATTGCCCGTACCAGTCAGCAACGCTGGGTTACAGCCCTCACTCGGGGTTTCGTGGAAGTCTTTCGTAATACTCCGGTACTGATTCAACTTATCTGGTTTTACTACGCCTTCCCGGTGCTGGTGGGCATTCAGTTCTCAACCTTCGGCGCTGCACTTCTCGCCCTGACGTTATATACCGCCGCCTATAGTACGGAGATTTTTCGTGCGGGATTGCAGTCCATGGAGCGTGGGCAGTGGGAGGGTGCAAAGGCGCTGGGCATGTCCCAGGCAAAAGCGTTGAGACGCATCATCCTGCCACAGGTCTTTCGTCGTATGTTACCTGCCCTGACCAACCGCATGATTGAACTCGCGAAAGTAACGTCGCTGGCATCAATTCTGACAGTCAACGAACTGATGTATCAGGGACGACTGTTGAGCAGCACCTATTACCGTCCGGTGGAAATTTTAACTGTGGTTGCCCTGCTCTACTTTGTCCTGATATGGCCCGGCAGTTACCTGGCCTCACGCCTTGAACGCCGCTATCGCCCCCTGCCTTAA
- a CDS encoding transporter substrate-binding domain-containing protein yields the protein MAATPFFTHAEESTWDHIKQTGELRIGVAQGEPWYFKDPATGQWNGIGYNVGKVLAKDLGVKLVPVETTWGNAVAALQAGQIDTMLVLDPTDERRKAADFSDQPFLWYAQGVLIRDGIPAANWDDLNRPDIKIGVTLGSSPDLILTKKLPKAQLVRFTNMDEGVAAFYAGRVDALSYVHPALALQQAKVHKGNLILPKPIIAISTGGALRKESDPRFRNFLNEEFVKIYKSGQSKQFYEEALKLRGVDVSKVPSVIKEEWK from the coding sequence ATGGCTGCGACACCTTTTTTTACCCACGCAGAAGAATCAACCTGGGACCATATCAAACAAACGGGTGAACTGCGCATCGGCGTCGCACAGGGCGAACCCTGGTATTTTAAAGATCCAGCAACAGGTCAGTGGAATGGTATTGGCTATAACGTTGGCAAAGTGCTGGCGAAAGATTTAGGGGTAAAGCTGGTACCGGTTGAAACCACCTGGGGCAATGCCGTTGCGGCGTTGCAGGCGGGTCAGATTGATACCATGCTGGTGCTTGACCCTACCGATGAACGCCGTAAAGCCGCAGACTTCTCCGATCAGCCGTTCCTGTGGTATGCCCAGGGGGTACTGATCCGCGATGGCATACCAGCGGCAAACTGGGACGACCTTAATCGCCCCGACATCAAAATTGGTGTAACCCTGGGCAGCAGCCCAGACCTGATCCTGACGAAAAAATTGCCAAAGGCACAGCTGGTACGCTTTACCAATATGGATGAAGGCGTTGCGGCATTTTATGCAGGCCGGGTTGATGCGCTTTCTTACGTCCATCCGGCACTGGCATTGCAGCAGGCCAAAGTGCACAAAGGCAACCTGATCCTGCCGAAGCCTATCATCGCCATCAGTACCGGCGGTGCTTTACGCAAAGAAAGCGACCCGCGTTTCCGTAATTTCCTCAATGAAGAGTTCGTCAAAATTTATAAATCCGGCCAGAGCAAGCAATTCTATGAGGAAGCGCTCAAATTGCGTGGTGTTGATGTCAGTAAGGTTCCGTCCGTGATTAAGGAAGAGTGGAAATAA